Proteins from one Arthrobacter sp. Soc17.1.1.1 genomic window:
- a CDS encoding universal stress protein translates to MSAIVVGYVPNALGEAAVAEAVEEARRRGAELVVINTTRADRLVNPAYADSEDVLKLEGMLSATGVPYSIRHSISEATAAEEVVDTAEELSAELIVIGLRHRTPVGKLIMGSTAQTILLSAPCNVLAVKL, encoded by the coding sequence ATGAGCGCGATCGTGGTGGGCTACGTGCCCAACGCCCTGGGGGAGGCCGCCGTCGCCGAGGCGGTGGAGGAGGCACGACGCCGAGGGGCCGAGCTGGTGGTCATCAACACCACGCGGGCCGACCGTCTCGTGAACCCGGCCTACGCCGACTCCGAGGACGTCTTGAAGCTGGAGGGCATGCTCAGTGCCACCGGCGTGCCCTACTCCATCCGTCACAGCATCTCGGAGGCGACCGCCGCGGAGGAGGTCGTCGACACGGCGGAGGAGCTGTCCGCGGAGCTGATCGTGATCGGGCTGCGGCATCGCACGCCGGTGGGCAAGCTCATCATGGGGTCGACGGCGCAGACCATCCTGCTGTCGGCACCCTGCAACGTCCTGGCGGTCAAGCTCTGA